Proteins encoded within one genomic window of Thioploca ingrica:
- a CDS encoding leucyl-tRNA synthetase, with product MQAQYNPQVIETEIQKQWDIQHAFQVTEDPQQEKFYCLSMFPYPSGRLHMGHVRNYTIGDVITRYQRMQGKNVLQPMGWDAFGLPAENAAIENKVPPAQWTRDNIAYMRNQLKRLGLAYDWQRELATCDPDYYRWEQWFFIQLYQQGLVYKKTAPVNWDPVDQTVLANEQVIDGRGWRSGALVERREIPQWFLKITAYAEELLTGLETLPGWPDAVKTMQRNWIGRSEGVEIHFKFGEAELTVFTTRPDTLMGVTYMAVAAEHPVAQQAAAHNSKLADFIDDCVKTSIAEATLETMEKRGMDTGLKAKHPITGEAIPIWVANFVLMSYGSGAVMSVPAHDQRDFEFAQKYELPIKPVITPLTAELQLPLTAAFTEKGQLIHSGQFSGLTSAEAFIAIAEYLEQQGQGQRQVNYRLRDWGISRQRYWGCPIPMIECPDCGTVPVPEPDLPVLLPENVMMGESGSPLKRDPHFYQVNCPQCGKLAQRETDTFDTFMESSWYYARYASPDCRTAMLDERVHYWLPVDQYIGGIEHAILHLLYSRFFHRLMRDAGLVKADEPFTCLLTQGMVLKDGSKMSKSKGNTVDPQALINQYGADTVRLFMMFASPPEQSLEWSDSGVEGAFRFLKRLWKQVTTHVEQPVSTLDVSRLNPAERTLRRQIHETIKKVSDDVGRRYTFNTAIAAIMELLNHLSRAEETTTKRALIQEGLEAVVLMLAPIVPHITQALWQALGHRDLILNTPWPKVDATALQRDEIELVVQVNGKLRAHITVAIDADKQTIETAALNEPNVQRFVGDKTVKKVIVVPNKLVNVVIA from the coding sequence ATGCAAGCACAATATAATCCTCAAGTGATTGAAACTGAAATCCAAAAACAGTGGGACATTCAACACGCTTTTCAAGTGACCGAAGATCCACAACAGGAAAAATTTTATTGCCTCTCGATGTTTCCTTATCCCAGTGGGCGATTGCACATGGGACATGTTCGTAATTATACCATTGGCGATGTCATTACCCGTTATCAACGCATGCAAGGAAAAAATGTTCTGCAACCCATGGGTTGGGACGCATTTGGGTTACCGGCAGAAAATGCCGCTATTGAGAATAAAGTGCCTCCCGCTCAATGGACTCGCGATAACATTGCCTATATGCGTAACCAGTTAAAACGGCTGGGTTTAGCTTATGATTGGCAGCGTGAATTAGCGACTTGTGATCCCGATTATTATCGCTGGGAACAATGGTTTTTTATCCAATTATATCAACAAGGTTTAGTTTATAAGAAAACCGCACCGGTTAATTGGGATCCGGTTGATCAAACCGTGCTCGCCAATGAGCAGGTCATCGATGGGCGGGGTTGGCGTTCCGGTGCGCTGGTTGAGCGGCGCGAAATTCCCCAATGGTTTTTAAAAATTACTGCCTACGCGGAAGAATTATTGACCGGTTTGGAAACACTCCCCGGTTGGCCAGATGCGGTTAAAACCATGCAACGCAATTGGATAGGACGCTCAGAAGGAGTCGAAATCCATTTTAAATTTGGTGAGGCAGAATTAACGGTTTTCACTACCCGCCCAGATACGTTAATGGGCGTCACCTACATGGCGGTGGCAGCCGAACATCCGGTGGCTCAACAAGCAGCGGCTCATAATTCAAAACTTGCTGATTTTATTGATGATTGTGTTAAAACCTCGATAGCAGAAGCCACTTTAGAAACCATGGAAAAACGGGGGATGGATACCGGTTTGAAAGCCAAACATCCCATTACCGGTGAAGCTATACCGATTTGGGTGGCGAATTTTGTGTTAATGAGCTATGGTTCGGGTGCGGTTATGTCAGTTCCGGCGCATGATCAACGCGATTTTGAATTTGCGCAAAAATATGAGTTACCGATTAAACCCGTTATTACACCCCTAACCGCTGAACTCCAGTTACCCCTCACCGCCGCTTTTACCGAAAAAGGTCAATTAATTCATTCTGGACAATTTAGTGGTTTAACTTCAGCAGAAGCTTTTATTGCCATTGCCGAATATTTAGAGCAACAAGGACAAGGGCAGCGGCAAGTGAATTACCGCTTACGTGATTGGGGCATTTCGCGCCAACGTTATTGGGGTTGTCCCATTCCCATGATTGAATGTCCTGATTGCGGTACCGTGCCGGTACCGGAACCAGATTTGCCGGTGTTGTTACCAGAAAATGTCATGATGGGTGAAAGCGGTTCCCCCCTCAAACGTGATCCACATTTCTACCAAGTGAATTGTCCACAATGCGGTAAATTAGCGCAACGGGAAACGGATACCTTTGATACTTTTATGGAATCTTCTTGGTATTATGCCCGTTATGCGAGTCCAGATTGTCGTACCGCCATGTTGGATGAACGAGTTCATTACTGGTTACCGGTGGATCAATATATTGGCGGGATTGAACATGCTATTTTGCACTTATTATATTCCCGCTTCTTTCACCGCTTAATGCGCGATGCCGGTTTAGTGAAAGCCGATGAGCCATTTACCTGCTTATTAACTCAAGGAATGGTGTTGAAAGACGGGAGCAAAATGTCCAAATCCAAAGGTAATACCGTTGATCCTCAAGCACTGATCAACCAATACGGTGCCGATACCGTACGCTTATTTATGATGTTTGCTTCCCCACCGGAGCAATCTTTAGAATGGTCTGATAGTGGGGTTGAAGGCGCGTTCCGTTTCTTAAAACGTCTGTGGAAACAGGTCACGACTCACGTTGAACAACCGGTATCGACATTGGATGTTTCGCGGTTAAATCCGGCTGAACGAACTCTACGTCGCCAAATTCATGAAACCATTAAAAAAGTGAGTGATGACGTGGGTCGCCGCTATACTTTTAATACCGCCATTGCTGCCATTATGGAATTGCTCAATCATTTAAGTCGTGCGGAAGAAACGACCACGAAGCGCGCTTTGATACAAGAAGGTTTAGAAGCGGTGGTCTTGATGCTGGCGCCGATTGTTCCGCATATTACTCAAGCCTTGTGGCAAGCACTTGGGCATCGTGACTTGATTCTTAACACTCCCTGGCCAAAAGTAGATGCCACAGCGTTACAGCGAGACGAAATCGAATTAGTGGTCCAAGTCAATGGCAAATTACGGGCACATATTACCGTCGCTATCGATGCAGATAAGCAAACGATTGAAACCGCAGCTTTAAATGAACCTAATGTTCAACGTTTTGTCGGTGATAAAACGGTAAAGAAAGTAATTGTCGTTCCTAACAAATTAGTTAATGTCGTCATCGCATGA
- a CDS encoding lipoprotein codes for MIKGLLILFLVTGLGFLNACGFHLRGAEKFHITSAHIQAEAADRSAQELEQLLVEREIKIIPTANEAQVIISLSREKFDNRVLTVSAVSGKMAEVELTFQVELEVHQPNGTILIERQPLNILRDYSFDETAVLAREAEEEVLREEMFHDLIAQIMRRLQAIQVEITR; via the coding sequence ATGATTAAAGGGTTGCTGATACTATTTTTAGTAACCGGACTTGGGTTTTTAAATGCGTGTGGATTTCATTTACGGGGCGCCGAAAAATTCCACATTACTTCAGCTCATATTCAAGCAGAAGCTGCTGATCGTAGTGCTCAAGAACTCGAACAGTTACTGGTTGAACGTGAAATAAAGATTATTCCCACCGCCAATGAAGCTCAAGTTATCATCTCTTTAAGCCGGGAAAAATTTGATAACCGGGTACTAACGGTATCTGCCGTTTCCGGCAAAATGGCTGAAGTCGAGTTAACTTTTCAAGTTGAATTAGAAGTTCACCAACCGAATGGTACCATACTCATTGAACGACAGCCGCTAAATATTTTGCGCGACTATAGTTTTGATGAAACCGCCGTATTAGCGAGGGAAGCCGAGGAAGAAGTACTCCGTGAGGAAATGTTTCACGATCTGATTGCCCAAATCATGCGGCGGTTGCAAGCTATTCAAGTAGAAATAACTCGTTAA
- a CDS encoding two-component hybrid sensor and regulator — MTVEKDKGTLLIVDDTPANISILFDFLSEKGFKVLVAQEGSRAIQKAKYAKPELILLDVMMPGIDGFETCEILKADAETRDIPVIFMTALTDTVNKVKGFQLGAADYITKPIQHEEVLARITTQLNFSNLKKQLESRTLELEKRNMELDAFARTVAHDLKNPLNAVIGYTEMLVSECSTDTVPDEEMIEILNLVEQAGHKMVGIIDSLLLLAGVAKQVHVETQTIDMNHIIQQVLQRLSYMIKQYQADIVLPDSWPPAQGYAPWIEEVWTNYISNGMKYGGKPPRLELGTHEINPGLIRFWIRDNGPGLTPEAQAQLFTPFTRVHTGSTEGHGLGLSIVQQVIEKLGGQVGLESSEGQGCLFYFTLPS, encoded by the coding sequence ATGACTGTTGAAAAAGATAAGGGTACACTACTCATCGTAGATGATACGCCGGCTAATATAAGTATATTGTTTGACTTTTTAAGTGAAAAAGGCTTCAAAGTATTAGTCGCTCAAGAAGGTAGTAGAGCCATTCAAAAAGCGAAATATGCTAAACCGGAATTAATTCTATTAGATGTCATGATGCCCGGAATAGACGGGTTTGAGACCTGTGAAATTCTTAAAGCGGATGCCGAAACCCGAGATATTCCGGTTATTTTCATGACTGCACTAACTGATACAGTTAATAAAGTCAAAGGTTTTCAACTCGGTGCCGCCGATTATATTACTAAACCGATTCAGCATGAAGAAGTTTTAGCTCGAATTACTACCCAATTAAATTTTTCTAATTTAAAGAAGCAATTAGAATCACGTACTTTAGAATTAGAAAAACGTAATATGGAATTGGATGCTTTTGCTCGCACCGTAGCTCATGATCTAAAAAATCCGCTCAATGCGGTTATTGGTTATACCGAAATGTTAGTGAGTGAATGTTCCACCGATACCGTTCCCGATGAAGAAATGATAGAAATTTTAAATTTAGTCGAGCAAGCGGGTCACAAAATGGTGGGAATTATTGATTCATTACTATTACTGGCTGGTGTTGCTAAGCAAGTTCATGTAGAAACTCAAACGATTGATATGAATCATATTATCCAACAAGTTTTACAACGTTTATCTTATATGATCAAGCAATATCAAGCCGATATTGTTTTACCGGATTCGTGGCCACCGGCTCAAGGTTACGCCCCTTGGATTGAAGAAGTGTGGACTAATTACATTAGTAATGGGATGAAATATGGTGGCAAACCACCGCGGTTAGAGTTGGGTACCCATGAAATAAACCCCGGCCTAATCCGCTTTTGGATACGTGATAACGGTCCAGGATTAACTCCAGAAGCTCAAGCGCAATTATTTACACCTTTTACACGGGTACATACGGGGAGTACTGAAGGACACGGTTTAGGCTTATCTATTGTACAACAAGTCATTGAAAAACTCGGTGGGCAAGTTGGGTTAGAAAGTAGTGAAGGTCAAGGTTGTCTTTTTTATTTTACCTTGCCCAGTTAA
- a CDS encoding signal transduction histidine kinase translates to MHNTSRLLIINNDKQECEILGNFLLPNHYELIFATESEVLKRATELMPDLILLDVMDSTPDGFKLCQQLRSDIQLAEIPILILISLENEQTRLQGLEAGADDFISKPINELELLARVRTITRLKRYRHLVVERSRFEWAVEQSNDGYLLINNGNAIQYANSCARFYLGLLKESALKEGFLQHIDKQHYRREPEAAWENWPNSNVGAMPRYLVRSETNQMPLLWLQVELLESPSDSSGCQVVRLRDVSEQMNLQQQMWTFQTLVSHKLRAPLNGLVGLQFLDDRNIDLGSKRALSLLKIARESAKRLQVQILDILRYVDSSQLLQLNSTFKLAKLSTLLNNIKGDLEIDTGTPQIDEVLTEAFLAFSSQALELVLRELLTNAKKFHPQQNPTIEIVITPAPDPQSVLLCVSDNGRHLPSQELTKVWTPYYQSERYFTGEVKGMGLGLAMIARLVWSSCGSCRLYNREDQPGITVELTLPLVSTSESKNC, encoded by the coding sequence ATGCATAATACAAGTCGTTTATTGATTATTAATAATGATAAGCAAGAGTGTGAAATCTTAGGAAATTTTCTCTTACCCAATCACTATGAACTTATTTTTGCGACTGAGAGTGAAGTATTAAAACGAGCCACTGAATTGATGCCCGATTTAATTTTGTTAGATGTCATGGATTCAACTCCGGATGGATTTAAACTTTGTCAACAACTCCGCTCGGATATTCAATTAGCAGAGATACCTATTCTTATCCTGATTTCCTTAGAAAATGAACAAACTCGTTTACAAGGGCTAGAAGCCGGTGCAGATGATTTTATTAGTAAACCGATTAATGAATTAGAGCTACTGGCTCGGGTTCGCACCATTACTCGCCTAAAACGCTATCGTCATCTGGTAGTAGAACGTTCTCGCTTTGAATGGGCAGTGGAACAATCTAATGACGGCTATTTATTGATTAATAATGGTAATGCCATACAGTATGCTAATTCTTGTGCCCGTTTCTATTTAGGTCTATTGAAAGAAAGTGCTTTGAAAGAAGGTTTTTTACAACACATAGACAAACAACATTATCGCCGTGAACCAGAAGCTGCCTGGGAAAATTGGCCTAATTCTAATGTTGGAGCCATGCCACGCTATTTAGTTCGTTCTGAAACCAATCAAATGCCATTGCTGTGGTTACAGGTCGAATTATTAGAATCCCCCTCCGATAGTTCGGGATGTCAAGTGGTGCGTCTCCGTGATGTGAGTGAACAAATGAATTTGCAACAACAAATGTGGACTTTTCAAACCCTGGTTTCTCATAAATTACGAGCACCACTTAATGGTTTAGTGGGGTTACAATTTTTAGATGATAGGAATATCGATCTCGGGAGTAAACGTGCCTTATCTTTGCTCAAAATTGCCCGGGAAAGTGCTAAACGGTTACAAGTTCAAATTCTGGATATTTTGCGCTATGTAGACTCTTCACAATTGCTCCAATTGAACAGTACTTTTAAGCTAGCTAAACTCAGTACCCTATTGAATAATATCAAGGGTGATTTAGAAATCGATACTGGCACACCTCAAATTGATGAGGTGCTAACAGAGGCTTTCTTAGCTTTTTCGAGTCAAGCGCTAGAATTGGTACTTCGTGAATTGCTAACTAATGCAAAAAAGTTTCATCCGCAACAAAACCCAACGATAGAAATTGTAATAACACCAGCACCCGATCCCCAGTCGGTTTTACTTTGTGTCAGTGATAATGGTCGGCATTTACCGAGCCAGGAGTTAACTAAAGTCTGGACGCCCTATTATCAAAGTGAAAGATATTTTACCGGCGAAGTAAAAGGGATGGGATTAGGATTAGCAATGATTGCGCGGTTAGTCTGGAGCAGTTGTGGGAGTTGCCGCTTATATAATCGTGAAGATCAACCCGGTATTACTGTAGAATTAACTTTACCCTTAGTTTCCACTTCAGAATCAAAAAATTGTTAA
- a CDS encoding putative SAM-dependent methyltransferase, which produces MLFAPLYLKKNADRRLRIGHVWIYSNEVDTDRSPLNSFEIGQAITIYAHNNKILGNGYINPHSLICARLISRDPQYHLDQSLLLQRLNSALSLRQRLFAKPFYRLVYGESDGLPGLVVDRFGDIVVVQITTAGMERVREEVIAALTTTLHPQAIVLRNDTAVRTLEGLENYVAVVQGQLPAEVLIEENQAHFYVSVLEGQKTGWFYDHRYNRARLKHYAQQQRVLDVFSYSGAWSIPAALAGAHSVWCIDSSQQALELVKKNSELNQVTAKVHPLLGDAFEQLKELHRAGEKFDLIILDPPAFIKRKKDQLAGEQAYRRINQLAMQLLPTEGILISASCSLHLPSQTLLDLLRATSQQLDRGLQILEQGHQSPDHPIHPAIPETAYIKAFVCRVL; this is translated from the coding sequence ATGCTGTTTGCCCCGCTGTACTTAAAAAAAAATGCTGATCGCCGCTTACGAATCGGTCATGTATGGATTTATAGCAATGAAGTCGATACCGACCGTTCGCCACTGAATTCATTTGAAATCGGTCAAGCTATTACCATTTATGCTCATAATAACAAAATATTAGGTAATGGCTATATTAACCCCCATTCACTGATTTGTGCGCGGTTGATTAGCCGCGATCCACAATATCATTTAGATCAGTCGTTACTGCTCCAACGTTTGAATAGTGCCTTATCGCTCCGGCAGCGACTATTTGCTAAACCGTTTTATCGTCTCGTGTATGGTGAGAGTGACGGCTTGCCTGGGTTAGTAGTCGATAGATTTGGAGACATTGTCGTCGTACAAATAACCACCGCCGGAATGGAACGAGTTCGTGAGGAGGTGATTGCGGCGCTAACAACGACACTCCATCCACAAGCGATAGTGTTACGCAATGATACCGCCGTTAGAACTTTAGAAGGTTTAGAAAACTATGTCGCCGTGGTACAAGGTCAGTTACCGGCGGAAGTATTAATAGAAGAAAATCAGGCCCACTTTTATGTTTCGGTATTGGAAGGACAAAAAACTGGCTGGTTTTACGATCACCGTTATAATCGTGCTCGTCTCAAGCATTATGCCCAACAGCAGCGAGTATTAGACGTTTTTAGCTATAGCGGCGCTTGGAGTATCCCAGCGGCTTTAGCCGGTGCGCATAGTGTTTGGTGTATCGATAGCTCTCAGCAAGCACTTGAATTAGTTAAGAAAAATTCCGAACTCAATCAGGTAACGGCAAAAGTACATCCGCTACTCGGTGATGCTTTTGAGCAATTGAAAGAACTACACCGCGCCGGAGAAAAGTTTGACCTCATTATTTTAGATCCCCCGGCGTTTATTAAACGCAAAAAAGATCAACTCGCCGGCGAACAAGCCTATCGCCGAATCAACCAATTAGCCATGCAATTATTGCCTACAGAAGGCATTTTAATCTCAGCCTCTTGTTCTTTACATTTGCCAAGCCAAACCTTGCTTGACCTGCTGCGAGCCACCAGTCAACAACTCGATCGAGGTTTACAAATTCTCGAACAAGGTCACCAAAGTCCCGATCATCCCATTCATCCGGCGATTCCAGAAACCGCTTATATTAAAGCTTTTGTGTGTCGAGTGTTGTAG
- a CDS encoding DsrC family protein — translation MSYEINGKTIESNANGYLMNVDDWDEAVAKAIAKQEGIEELTQRHWDLLNYLRDEYINNAGHQPNMRNIVKAMQTKWNDKKLEAKSLYELFPGNPDKQGSKVAGLPESKRKGGY, via the coding sequence ATGTCCTACGAAATCAATGGCAAGACAATTGAAAGTAATGCGAATGGCTATTTAATGAACGTTGATGATTGGGATGAAGCAGTGGCAAAAGCCATTGCTAAGCAAGAAGGTATTGAAGAATTGACGCAACGTCATTGGGATCTGCTTAACTACCTCCGGGATGAATATATTAACAATGCGGGTCATCAGCCCAATATGCGCAATATCGTCAAAGCGATGCAGACTAAGTGGAATGACAAAAAGTTGGAGGCGAAATCCCTTTACGAATTGTTTCCCGGCAATCCTGATAAACAGGGCAGTAAAGTCGCCGGCTTACCGGAAAGTAAACGTAAAGGGGGTTACTAA